The genomic segment ctgtctctctctgtctcaaaaataaatattaaaaatttttttttaataaaaaataaaaacagcctgGCCACTCCACTCCCAAAAGATCAGATGTACCCCTCCCAAAAAACCTCTAACCCGTTTCCTTCTTTgtagagagagggacacagaagctAAATGTTATGTAGCCTAGGGAATTAATGAATTGTCTTCTGCTGAGCCCACACAACTCCTTACTCGTCCCTTTACGTAGCCCCTCCACGCTTACTCCCTAGCTTTGCCCTCCGTGGTTTCATTCTGGTTGGCGGGCCTGTTTCTAAGCATCCCAGAGTCCTCTGTGCCCTGCCTGCCTATTAACCCCTGGGGCTGCGACAGTTGTCTCCCCATCAGACTGCGGGCTCCCTAAGGGTAGGAAGTGTTTCGTTGCTCCGGAGCTCTCCCCAGTGCTCAGAGCATGAACTAGCTGCCTGTGTCCCAAAAGCAAAGCAGTTACTTGAAGAGCCCCTTTTTATACGTGAGAATTGATGAAGGAGGACCTGGGATCCAATTCCTCTCCAGGTCAGTGGACCCATGGATTCGGGTCGTTGAGATGATGACCTGTGAGTAGGGAAAAGGGTGTCTTTCAGGCTGGGGCTGTCCTGCTTACCTGTGTCCCAAAGGTGGGGACCAGGGCTGTTTAGAATTTCCCTTTGCGGTTCTGGAAAAGACCTCGCCTGCTGCCCTGCCGGGCCCCTGGGCATTCCTGCCATCTACCCTGTGCCAGAGAAGAAACTGCTCACCGTTTGTCCGTTTATTGAGcccctactgtgttccaggcacaggAGACGTGGAAGCAGGTAGCACTCGGCCCTTGCTTAGTCGCCAGATGGGGGCTGAGAGCCGAGGGAGGGCAGGGTCAGCCCCAGCTCACGACTGAGACAACAGTGCCTTTATGCGTCACCATTGCCTAACACTGAAGAGTCCTGGAAGGAACCGCAGTGAGTTCAGTGAGCCGGCTGGGACACGGCAGCGTCGGGGCGCGGGAGACGCACGGAGAAGCGCGTTGGCCTGGCCGCTGTCAGCTGGAACGTCCAGGTAAGGAGACGGGGTTTCGGCCCCTGGGAAGTGTGCGGTGGGCGCTCTCACTCTGACCCGTGGTCCTTGTCCTCTCTGCCTGGGAAGGGTTCTGTGCATGATGGCCGCGGTTAGAAGAGCCTTgtctgtcccaccccaccccccacccctggaggGCTTCCCCAGTGACTCCCCTCTGGGCCCTCCACTTCCCTACCCCCAGGCTGTACATATGTTGGACAAATGACAAGTTCATCTGTCGGGTATCGTATCTTCCCGGATTCAATCGTAAGCGCCTCCAAAGCACGGATGGGCCAGCCCTCGGCTATTCTGTCTAAAAGAAGGGCAGTGCTAATCCAGTATTTGAAAGGCCAGAGGCGCTCCTGGAGATATATAAGGTGCAGCGGACTAGGCAGCAGGAGACCCAGCGTTCGTCCCTGCTGTCCTCAgctcactgtgtgactttgggcaagttgcttcccATCCCTGCAAAATGACGATCCCTGCCCCACACTCTGCACGGAGGGACACTGATCCCGTGTTGGTACTGAGGTGACTTCCATGGCCCTTCGGATGGAACCGCTCAGACATTTAGAAAAGagtcttggggtgggggtggggggtgggggaaacagagGACTTGCCATCTGGATGGAGAGGGTCCAGTTTCAGGACTACAGCTGTCTCGGGCCTGGATCATCAAAGGGACCGCCTCCCTGCACCTCAGCTGCGTTCTTCTTTGGGACATCTGCCTAATGGCTGGTGGGGACCCTGCTCTGTTTGTCCAGCTGCTGGGCCCCCACCGTGGAGACGCAGTGAGGCGTCTGGTCGCTTTCTCCTGATGCCCTTGCAGTCCCGCTGGAGGCTCTCACCTGCCTTCTCTAGAgggtcctgccctgcccaggAGGCCTCACGCTCTTTGTGCCTGCTGGTGGGTGCCCTGGGGGTGGAGctagaagagacagaaaaggagagcagCACGGTCAGGCCGTCCTGGGACCCaagaagggcagggcagggcagggccagcccCGGGGCCTTGTAAATGCAGTCGTTCCTCAAGCATCCTGGGAGTTGAGGAGGAACCTTGGATTGGTTCATTTCgctcactgattcattcattgatttccGCCTCTTTCTCCTTCACCGTCCCTCCCTTTGCCGTTCTTTCCACAGACACCTAGGGGGCACCTCTCACTGATGGAAACTCGCGTTGTGGGTACAGAGGAGACAGCAGACCTGCTCCCGCCCGAGGTGGGAGGGGCGCCACTCTGGGGACACCAGTCACGTGACCCAGCAAGGCGGGGCAGGGCAATGTGCCAAGGACAGCATGGCGCCCGGGGTAGGGCaggcagtgggggaaggagaggtgggGCTTGGAGTCAAGCCCGTGAGAGCAGCCCGGAGGATGTGGTGAGTCGTCAGAGCATTGGACTTGATCCTGAGTCCTGAGGGTGTGGTGGGTCAAGGTTGGTCGGTTTTCTtttgatccccccccccccctttcaccAGGGATTTGGGGAGGGTACCGGCTGCTCAGATTTGCACTTTTCAGATCCTTCTAGGCTCAGTCTGGGCAATGGATTGGTTAGTTTTTTCCAATTCCAGGCTTTAGACCCAAAGTGATTTTGAAACCTTTGGGCAGAACTGGCTGCCTCCTGTCTCTTCCTTATCCCTGCAactactccccaccccccgccgcccccgacCCCACACGCACAGACCACCTCTCTAAGGAAACAGCCAGGAAGCCTAGTGTGTGGCCAAACCAGGCTGGCCCCACCCTCTCCGATGCCAGCCTGGCATGCCCCTGGCCAGAACAGGTCCCCCACCTCCGGCTTGTTAGTGGCTGGGACAACTCTGCCCTCCCCAGGGAACATGCTGAGAGGAAAGCCTAGACAACACTTACCTGTTCTTCTCTCTGGCTGGATAGGAGGTATTCctggggggaagagaaagaaggagtgaGAGCCACACTGCTTCCCTGGGGGCTTGGCGAGGCAGGAAGGGTTGGTGGCTCTTTGGGGCtcggtgccttttttttttttttttttaatgtgcatttttttttttattacaaaagcagCCTTTGAATACATGCCCACTATAAAAAGAGTCAAGTAATGAGAGGTTTGTGGAGTCAAAATTAAAGTCCCTTTCACCCTCTTCCCCTCACCTCCACTTCCCAGCCTCGATGTAACCACTGTTGACAGTTTGATGTCTATCCTTCTAGAAATTTCCGTATctgtttgcatatatatgtaagtatgcagttgttaaacaaaacaaaacaaaacaggggcgcctgggtggctcagtcggttgagcatctgactttcgaTGCCCTCACCCTTAGGGTGGCTGCACCCCCACATGCCAGAGGCAGCCCCGGTTTTTACACCTGTAGCCTGGCCTAGTGAACTCTCCACAAAGCGTCGCTGTTTGACGATCATTTATACGGACACCCTATGGCACGGGTGACCCCTACCGGCCTGGTGCCTGGGCTTGAAGCTGGGCCTCTGCTTGGTTTCACAGAACCCGCTCAGAACCACCCCTGTCTGGACAGCGCCCATCTTTGTCACTCACCTTCCACCCGCTTCCCCATCAGCCCAAAGAACTGGCTCGTTTTGCCCCTTTTCACCTCCTGAAGCGTGAGCTGAATGTGGGGGACGACACCGTCCTGGGGAAGCAAAGAGTTCATCGTTAGAAGCCGGAGACGAGACCGGGAGGGCAGCCTGAACACCAGCAATGTCGTGACCCTTGCTCCGTGCGGGCACGCGGCTCTGGCGCATTCTTTACCCAATAGTGTGCCTACTAGACGCAATAGATAGCTAACGTTCTGCCTGTTACGTTCCTCACACGGTTCCCGGCGCTTCCGCATATGAACTCATTTCATCCCCGCTGAAGCCACACCAACTAAGAACCGGTATGGTTACCAGGTTACAGACAAAGACACCGAGGCACGGAGAGATTGGTTTGTCCAGAGACGGAGCCAGAACTTGAATCTGGGTCACCTGGCTCAAAGGCCAAAATCTCGTTTACTCTTCACAAACACCATATGAAGTAGTGACTGTGGTTTATCCCCActctgcagatggggaaactaagacTTATGGGGGGGGtgtaaatgacttgtccaaggtcacacaggaagtggtggaggcaggatttgaacccaaggagTCTGCCTCCAGGGCCTGGGTTCTGCTTGATCTTAGAAATGTCTCCAAGCATAGaccaggggcggggggcagctgATGAACTCATGGTGGGCACCTGGTAGGCAAGGCGGGAGACCTCCCCCTGCACCCTCACTCCCACTGCTTCTCCCCTgacttcccctcccaccccccaacgtGTGCCCTACCCAACAGCCTGGGTCTCCCATATGGAACATGGCATGAGGCCTGGGGTGGAGGCCATGACCCTGGGcaaaggcattttctttcttttctttctttctttctttctttctttctttctttctttctttagtttttttaaatgtttatttatttttgagagagacagacagacagaacatgagcaggggaggggcagagagagagggagacgcagaatctgaagcaggctccaggctccgagatgtcagcacagagcccgactcggggctcgaactcacgaaccgtgacctgagccgaagtcagacgctcaaccggctgagccacccaggtgcccccaaagaccTTTTCATCCTTGAGCTGCTGGGCTGAAAGTTCTGGGCCGAGGGCTATGGGCTGAAGTTCTCATTTTTCCATCAGCCTTCGTGATGTGGGCCAATGTCATCTCGCTTTCTGGCCTTAACCCCGAAGGGCTTGCTCAGCTCTgccgagag from the Prionailurus viverrinus isolate Anna unplaced genomic scaffold, UM_Priviv_1.0 scaffold_35, whole genome shotgun sequence genome contains:
- the TAC4 gene encoding tachykinin-4; amino-acid sequence: MLPCLPLLLMMGLPACTGTVDEKLALGAEAGSWVTVTLEEDGVVPHIQLTLQEVKRGKTSQFFGLMGKRVEGIPPIQPERRTAPPPGHPPAGTKSVRPPGQGRTL